One part of the Nitrospiraceae bacterium genome encodes these proteins:
- a CDS encoding polysaccharide biosynthesis/export family protein: MEYQVDYSFPTEWLLGPEDVLVVTVWRNQDLSREVVIRPDGMISMPLIGDVQAAGLTANVLAKRIAERMTEFMSTPTVSVQVKEVSSYFIFVTGEVSKPGKYPLKSFATVLQAVSLAQGFTPFAAKNKMQVVRMVKNGNGDMHEVHIPVGFDDLVSGKGPVRNFVLKSGDVIVVP; this comes from the coding sequence ATGGAGTATCAGGTGGACTATAGCTTTCCCACTGAATGGCTGCTGGGGCCGGAAGATGTATTGGTCGTGACTGTATGGCGAAACCAGGATCTCTCGCGGGAGGTCGTCATTCGACCGGATGGAATGATTTCCATGCCGCTTATTGGGGATGTTCAAGCAGCAGGACTCACGGCGAATGTTCTGGCGAAGCGGATTGCCGAGCGAATGACGGAATTCATGTCGACTCCAACCGTCTCAGTACAAGTCAAGGAGGTCAGCAGCTACTTTATCTTCGTAACTGGAGAGGTCAGCAAGCCGGGTAAGTATCCGCTCAAGTCCTTTGCAACCGTTCTGCAGGCGGTTTCGTTGGCCCAAGGCTTCACCCCATTTGCGGCAAAGAACAAGATGCAAGTAGTTCGTATGGTTAAGAATGGCAACGGTGACATGCACGAAGTCCATATTCCAGTGGGATTTGATGATCTCGTCTCCGGAAAAGGCCCCGTGCGAAACTTTGTCCTCAAGTCAGGGGATGTCATTGTCGTGCCGTAA
- a CDS encoding TIGR03013 family XrtA/PEP-CTERM system glycosyltransferase yields the protein MLLPTVPSTEYGVEGHVILDTVVPEQKNCAGRFSFLSLRNRLLVLGGGMLAADLIQALKARRFSFTQVVGYVDKDRGLEARRSHSPLFLGTIDRLFEIVERWQIHTVAVCLEDQRATLPVQTLLDIKTMGLEVVDGHRLLEKGSGRLLIDCLRPSALIFSTGFRRRMLTGLTKRLFDLIASVGGLIILLPLFVLVGLLIKLDSPGPVFYRQMRVGLRGQPYMIWKFRSMSKDAEKRGPQWAEIKDPRVSRVGRWLRKLRIDELPQLINVLVGEMSLVGPRPERPMFVQDLRAKISYYDIRHTVRPGITGWAQVRFRYGASAEDAHRKLQYDLFYVKNMSPALDLLILMETLSVVLFCKGAR from the coding sequence ATGCTACTGCCGACAGTCCCAAGCACTGAATACGGGGTGGAAGGGCACGTGATTCTTGATACGGTTGTGCCCGAACAGAAAAATTGTGCAGGTCGATTTTCTTTTCTTAGTTTAAGGAACCGGCTTCTGGTATTAGGCGGTGGAATGTTAGCGGCTGACCTAATTCAGGCATTGAAAGCCAGACGATTCAGCTTTACCCAAGTTGTTGGATATGTGGATAAAGATCGGGGCTTGGAGGCTCGACGCTCTCATAGTCCGCTCTTTCTCGGAACAATTGATCGATTGTTTGAGATTGTGGAGCGTTGGCAGATTCATACTGTCGCAGTCTGCCTCGAAGACCAGAGGGCTACATTGCCGGTACAGACGCTCCTAGACATTAAGACAATGGGCCTCGAAGTAGTCGATGGCCATCGTCTCTTGGAAAAGGGGTCTGGCCGTCTTTTAATTGACTGTCTGAGGCCCAGCGCTCTCATCTTTTCGACTGGCTTCCGGAGGCGCATGCTCACGGGACTGACAAAGCGACTTTTCGACCTCATTGCTTCTGTTGGTGGACTAATTATTCTATTGCCACTATTTGTTTTGGTCGGCCTCTTAATCAAGCTCGATTCTCCCGGTCCAGTATTCTATCGGCAAATGCGTGTTGGACTACGAGGCCAACCGTACATGATATGGAAATTTCGGTCGATGTCAAAAGATGCAGAGAAAAGGGGACCCCAGTGGGCCGAGATCAAAGACCCACGGGTGTCACGAGTCGGCCGATGGCTTAGAAAATTAAGGATTGACGAGTTGCCACAACTTATTAATGTGCTAGTGGGAGAAATGAGTTTGGTAGGACCAAGACCCGAGCGTCCTATGTTTGTTCAGGACTTGCGAGCCAAGATCTCCTACTATGACATCCGCCACACTGTAAGGCCAGGCATCACAGGGTGGGCTCAAGTACGGTTCCGATATGGAGCTTCAGCGGAAGATGCCCATAGAAAGCTTCAGTATGACCTTTTCTACGTGAAGAATATGTCGCCTGCTTTAGATTTGCTCATCCTGATGGAAACACTGAGTGTCGTGCTTTTCTGTAAAGGTGCGCGCTAG
- a CDS encoding XrtA system polysaccharide chain length determinant, whose amino-acid sequence MPTYTVHDYWEIVRRRKWLISGTIVLSLAVAWVTYLVLPKMYRSNTLIIIENQRVPENYVKGVVTQAPVDRMATIQQIILSRALLGRVIEEFRLYPAGKSAEDILEPMRNRVKIATTREHAFVISFADESPTLAQQVTARLADLFIEQTLKTREQLVGEATEFLQVELDAARTELDAKERAISEYKLKHMGELPGQEEANLRSLDRLQTDLTVTSEAVSKLNERLGQIEKSIKEYEVADVSSPASSVAGALIPGSSGKMEPKLSRLQELERTLVALSATYKDTYPDIVHLKQEIAKLRTTSTEETDTRILREDSASAEKASERKSEKKSDKKTFDPYQKELFRQRNEVKTDLASLKERQDRIAKQIRVYEARVEKTPMREQQLASLLRDYENMQKNYQSLLEKRINAQISVNLEKRQKGEQFRIIDPAHLPERPESPDFVKIMMAGLLGGCGLAFGTAVGLESFRRGFRFGEEAEHSLGLPILAEIPAFRTAFNVPTKALMFRSDQPTSAEKLTSKTLLSGASGALDLNNGKLKKEQPTVGRGAIPDLNLIMKWRPLSVVAEQYRVAATRLALMSTERKSTVIVVTSALKGEGKTATALNLGYALAHDLGKTTLLIDCDLKKPKLNVYAGVAHGPGLVKILQDEGCSLQDCLRQVDESPLWILPSGSSGQRPIELFKVRRLSRFLTDLRSQYEYIILDAPPILPLADMNILDSMADILVLVIRSCETRRDLVTKAMSTLKHKTQAGIILTGMQESESPSYYLFGDYYATADSPKH is encoded by the coding sequence ATGCCAACATATACGGTCCACGATTACTGGGAAATTGTACGCCGACGAAAATGGCTTATCTCGGGAACAATTGTCCTTTCGCTTGCAGTAGCGTGGGTGACCTATCTTGTGCTACCCAAAATGTATCGGTCCAATACTTTGATCATTATTGAGAATCAAAGAGTTCCCGAGAACTACGTTAAAGGGGTCGTCACCCAAGCACCTGTAGACCGAATGGCGACGATACAACAGATAATTCTCAGCCGTGCACTACTAGGTAGGGTGATTGAAGAATTTAGGCTCTACCCCGCTGGCAAAAGTGCCGAAGACATTCTCGAGCCAATGCGGAATCGCGTCAAGATCGCGACGACACGTGAACACGCTTTTGTAATCTCTTTTGCAGACGAGAGTCCAACCTTGGCCCAACAGGTCACAGCACGGCTGGCGGATCTTTTCATTGAACAAACTCTGAAAACGCGTGAGCAGCTTGTTGGCGAAGCGACCGAGTTTTTACAAGTCGAACTCGACGCTGCCCGAACAGAGTTGGATGCAAAAGAGAGGGCCATCAGCGAATACAAGTTGAAGCATATGGGTGAATTGCCAGGTCAGGAAGAAGCAAACTTGCGCTCCCTTGACCGACTGCAAACTGATCTCACGGTAACTTCTGAAGCAGTGAGTAAGCTGAACGAACGGCTCGGACAAATTGAAAAATCTATCAAAGAATACGAAGTGGCCGATGTTTCGAGTCCTGCCAGTTCTGTCGCCGGTGCACTGATCCCTGGCTCTTCAGGAAAAATGGAGCCAAAGCTATCGCGTCTCCAGGAATTGGAACGAACTCTGGTTGCCCTTTCAGCCACATATAAAGACACATATCCTGACATCGTCCATTTAAAACAGGAGATTGCGAAGCTAAGGACTACGTCTACCGAGGAGACGGACACGAGAATTCTCCGTGAAGACTCAGCAAGTGCAGAAAAGGCATCCGAAAGGAAATCCGAGAAGAAGTCCGACAAGAAAACTTTTGATCCTTATCAGAAAGAATTGTTCAGACAGAGGAACGAGGTCAAGACGGATCTCGCCTCGCTGAAAGAACGACAGGATCGAATCGCAAAACAGATTAGGGTGTACGAGGCACGAGTAGAGAAAACGCCAATGCGAGAGCAGCAGTTGGCCTCTTTGCTTCGCGATTATGAAAATATGCAGAAAAATTATCAGTCGTTGCTCGAGAAAAGGATCAATGCCCAAATCTCGGTGAATTTGGAAAAGCGCCAGAAGGGAGAACAATTCCGGATCATCGATCCAGCTCATCTGCCAGAAAGACCTGAGAGTCCAGATTTCGTGAAGATCATGATGGCGGGACTTCTTGGCGGATGCGGGCTGGCCTTCGGGACAGCAGTCGGGTTGGAATCGTTTCGGCGAGGCTTTCGCTTCGGTGAAGAAGCCGAACATTCGCTGGGCCTTCCTATCCTCGCCGAGATCCCAGCATTTCGCACAGCATTTAATGTCCCAACAAAGGCCCTCATGTTTCGGAGTGATCAACCGACGAGCGCTGAAAAGTTGACGTCTAAAACCCTTTTGTCCGGAGCGAGCGGGGCATTAGATCTCAACAACGGAAAGCTGAAAAAGGAACAGCCGACGGTGGGTCGAGGAGCGATCCCTGACCTCAATCTCATCATGAAATGGAGACCCCTCTCAGTGGTGGCTGAACAGTACAGGGTTGCAGCAACCAGATTGGCACTCATGAGTACGGAGCGGAAGAGTACCGTGATCGTCGTGACGAGCGCTCTAAAAGGAGAAGGCAAAACAGCCACGGCCTTAAACCTGGGATATGCCCTTGCTCACGATTTGGGGAAGACAACTCTCTTGATTGATTGCGACCTCAAGAAGCCAAAGCTGAACGTCTACGCGGGGGTCGCGCATGGTCCCGGCCTTGTTAAGATTCTTCAGGATGAAGGGTGCTCTCTGCAAGACTGTCTGCGCCAAGTGGATGAGTCCCCTCTGTGGATTCTGCCCTCTGGTTCATCAGGACAACGACCGATCGAGTTGTTCAAGGTGCGAAGGCTGTCCCGGTTCCTTACCGATCTGCGTTCTCAGTATGAGTACATCATACTGGATGCGCCGCCTATTTTACCTCTAGCGGACATGAACATCCTGGATAGCATGGCCGATATTCTGGTTCTAGTCATCCGGTCATGTGAAACAAGAAGAGATCTAGTTACGAAGGCAATGAGCACGCTCAAGCACAAAACCCAAGCAGGGATTATTCTGACAGGTATGCAGGAGAGCGAATCGCCATCTTATTACCTATTTGGTGACTATTATGCTACTGCCGACAGTCCCAAGCACTGA
- a CDS encoding polysaccharide biosynthesis/export family protein: MKIMIRSFIAAILLLVSWCASALAEPKLNSSVMTPLSESFEEKSSLTVTADYIIGPEDVLDITVWKNADLSKTVQVRPDGRVSLPLVGDVPAVGKTSTQLTNEISDKLKAYMENPTVSIVVKEVNSYAIYVLGEVAKPGRYPLKSKTTLLQAITLASGFTAVASRNKIVIFRFAKEGEPLTKIKASYDDIVLRDGTNQNIELKPGDTIVVPSETMVVIPAR; encoded by the coding sequence ATGAAGATCATGATACGTAGCTTCATTGCTGCGATTCTGCTCCTGGTTTCATGGTGCGCGAGTGCATTGGCTGAGCCCAAGTTGAACTCAAGCGTAATGACGCCTCTTTCAGAGTCGTTCGAGGAGAAATCCTCTCTGACTGTGACGGCGGATTACATCATTGGTCCAGAAGACGTGTTGGATATTACCGTCTGGAAAAACGCTGACCTTTCGAAGACCGTTCAGGTCAGACCTGATGGTCGAGTCTCCTTACCTCTTGTTGGTGATGTGCCTGCGGTGGGGAAAACCAGTACGCAGCTTACAAATGAAATTTCAGATAAACTCAAAGCCTATATGGAGAATCCAACGGTGTCAATCGTTGTCAAAGAGGTGAATAGTTACGCCATTTATGTGCTTGGCGAAGTAGCGAAACCAGGAAGGTATCCTCTCAAAAGCAAGACTACACTACTTCAAGCGATCACATTGGCCAGCGGGTTCACAGCGGTTGCGTCACGCAATAAGATTGTTATTTTTCGATTCGCTAAAGAGGGCGAACCTCTAACGAAAATTAAGGCCAGTTATGATGACATCGTTCTGCGAGATGGCACTAACCAGAACATCGAACTTAAGCCTGGTGACACGATTGTCGTCCCATCGGAAACGATGGTTGTCATTCCAGCTCGATGA